Proteins encoded together in one Desulfuromonas acetexigens window:
- a CDS encoding GPW/gp25 family protein, producing the protein MGSEFLGVGWNYPVSLENGEIALARHEEDIRQAIRIILETAPGERLMRPDFGCGIHDYVFAPNNVRTAGLIRFHVETALRRWEPRIDLESVSVRPDPDAPATILIDIAYKVKTTDSRYNLVYPFYLERGGEGGE; encoded by the coding sequence ATGGGCAGCGAATTTCTCGGCGTCGGCTGGAACTATCCTGTTTCCCTGGAAAACGGGGAGATCGCCCTGGCCCGTCATGAAGAGGATATTCGTCAGGCGATTCGGATCATTCTCGAAACGGCGCCGGGTGAGCGACTGATGCGCCCCGATTTCGGCTGCGGCATTCACGATTACGTCTTTGCCCCGAACAACGTGCGCACCGCCGGACTGATCCGTTTTCACGTCGAAACCGCCCTGCGCCGCTGGGAGCCGCGCATCGATCTGGAAAGCGTCAGCGTCCGCCCCGACCCGGACGCCCCGGCAACGATCCTCATCGACATCGCCTACAAAGTGAAAACCACCGACAGCCGCTACAACCTGGTTTACCCCTTCTATTTGGAACGAGGCGGGGAAGGCGGGGAGTGA
- a CDS encoding DUF6760 family protein yields MPSLRRPFLGGGKRLGGALGYPSDRLYEEVAYIAYHFNWPHDQILGLEHRERRQWVEQIAGINRRLNDNSNGGSGESWP; encoded by the coding sequence CTGCCCTCACTGCGAAGGCCGTTTCTCGGTGGAGGTAAACGGCTCGGGGGAGCCCTAGGCTACCCCTCGGACCGGCTCTACGAGGAGGTGGCCTACATCGCCTATCACTTCAACTGGCCCCATGACCAGATCCTCGGGCTGGAGCATCGCGAACGCAGGCAGTGGGTCGAGCAGATCGCCGGTATCAACCGTCGGCTCAACGACAACAGCAACGGAGGCAGCGGCGAATCATGGCCGTAG
- a CDS encoding baseplate J/gp47 family protein — translation MPIPLPILDDRRFDDLSEELRALIPRYCPEWTDHNPSDPGITLLELFAWLGESLIYRLDRIPEASLRQLLALLRPEAEAANDRARAIEDLRALVLADLETPWRAVTADDFEFLVTRAFADRVARVRCLPDTDLDAAPAGQNRPGHVSLVVVPRVANPDPATLSALLTSILAFLDERRLITCRLHAAPPGWVDVAVSARVVRAPGSAATDVTTAILARLQTFFAPVGDGSASSGWPFGKDVHLSEVAAALEGVAGVDHVKHLCLFQVDAGAIGPRTQVVPVPPNSLVRFTAAQSEIISDL, via the coding sequence ATGCCGATCCCGCTGCCGATACTCGACGACCGCCGCTTCGACGACCTCAGCGAGGAACTGCGGGCGCTGATTCCCCGCTATTGCCCGGAATGGACCGACCACAACCCTTCCGATCCGGGGATCACCCTGCTCGAACTTTTCGCCTGGCTGGGGGAATCCCTGATCTATCGCCTCGACCGCATCCCCGAGGCGAGCTTGCGGCAACTGCTGGCGCTGCTGCGCCCGGAAGCCGAAGCGGCCAATGATCGGGCGCGAGCGATCGAGGATCTGCGGGCGCTGGTGCTGGCCGATCTCGAAACCCCCTGGCGGGCGGTGACCGCCGACGATTTCGAGTTTCTGGTGACGCGAGCCTTCGCCGACCGGGTGGCGCGGGTGCGTTGCCTGCCGGATACGGATCTGGATGCCGCGCCCGCCGGACAAAACCGCCCCGGTCACGTCAGCCTGGTGGTGGTGCCCCGCGTCGCAAACCCGGACCCGGCGACCCTGAGCGCCTTGCTGACGTCGATCCTGGCTTTTCTTGATGAACGGCGCTTGATTACCTGTCGCCTGCACGCGGCGCCGCCGGGCTGGGTTGACGTGGCCGTCTCGGCGCGGGTGGTTCGCGCTCCCGGCAGCGCGGCCACCGACGTGACGACAGCGATCCTGGCCCGGTTGCAAACCTTTTTCGCCCCGGTCGGCGACGGCTCCGCCTCCTCGGGCTGGCCCTTCGGCAAAGACGTGCACCTCTCCGAAGTCGCCGCCGCCCTCGAAGGGGTGGCGGGGGTCGATCATGTGAAACATCTCTGCCTGTTCCAGGTCGACGCGGGCGCCATCGGCCCGCGCACACAGGTCGTTCCGGTTCCGCCCAACAGCCTGGTGCGCTTCACGGCGGCGCAATCGGAAATAATCAGTGATTTGTGA
- a CDS encoding Ig-like domain-containing protein: MATRFPIETDQPVIEVTLPVGRHVLELVVEDSAGLRSAPDTVVITVQRADAVAVAIAPVTAALLAGGQQQFAAAVTGTSNTAVIWSVQESGGGTVSTTGLYTAPATAGTFHVRVTSVADPTKSASATVTVTAVSVAISPTSASVVVGNTRQFTATVTGTSNRAVTWSVQESGGGTISASGLYTAPADAGTFHVRATSVADPTKSASATVTVTPISCVAGSPGVPCTGSSPLVCVAGAPGTPCTGSAPMIICTSGNPTVVCSGSTPMITCTSGNPTVLECVAGAPTATCTGSAPMVEICTAARPSVTECIVGGPTNNTCTGAAPRILECTVGGPTIIRSEPEKEVEKAPAEKPTVKPKGKPKK; this comes from the coding sequence ATGGCAACCCGATTCCCCATCGAAACAGACCAGCCGGTCATCGAAGTCACTCTTCCCGTCGGTCGCCACGTCCTTGAACTGGTGGTCGAGGACAGCGCCGGACTGCGCAGCGCGCCGGACACGGTGGTCATCACCGTGCAGCGGGCCGACGCGGTGGCCGTCGCCATCGCCCCGGTGACGGCGGCCCTGCTCGCCGGCGGCCAGCAGCAATTCGCCGCCGCGGTCACCGGCACCAGCAACACCGCCGTTATCTGGTCGGTGCAGGAAAGCGGCGGCGGCACGGTCTCCACCACCGGCCTCTACACCGCCCCCGCGACCGCCGGCACCTTCCACGTGCGCGTCACCAGCGTCGCCGATCCGACCAAGAGTGCCAGCGCCACCGTGACGGTCACGGCGGTCAGCGTCGCCATCAGCCCGACCAGTGCTTCCGTCGTCGTCGGCAACACCCGCCAGTTTACCGCGACCGTGACCGGTACCAGCAACAGGGCGGTCACCTGGTCGGTGCAGGAGAGCGGCGGCGGCACCATTTCTGCCAGCGGCCTCTACACCGCCCCAGCGGACGCCGGTACTTTCCACGTGCGGGCGACCAGCGTCGCCGATCCGACCAAGAGTGCCAGCGCCACCGTGACGGTCACGCCGATTTCCTGCGTGGCCGGTTCGCCGGGCGTCCCCTGTACCGGCTCATCCCCCCTGGTCTGTGTCGCGGGAGCACCCGGCACCCCCTGCACCGGTTCCGCGCCGATGATCATCTGCACCAGTGGGAACCCGACGGTGGTCTGTTCCGGGTCGACCCCCATGATCACCTGTACCAGCGGCAACCCCACAGTTCTGGAATGTGTCGCCGGTGCCCCGACCGCGACCTGTACGGGATCGGCGCCGATGGTGGAAATCTGTACCGCTGCCCGGCCGTCGGTGACCGAATGCATCGTCGGTGGACCGACCAATAACACGTGTACGGGAGCTGCGCCCCGGATTCTCGAATGCACCGTTGGCGGTCCGACTATCATTCGCAGTGAACCGGAAAAAGAGGTCGAGAAGGCCCCAGCGGAAAAACCGACGGTTAAACCCAAGGGCAAGCCCAAGAAGTAA
- a CDS encoding LysM peptidoglycan-binding domain-containing protein yields MKLEKANISVVIGGGGAVEVLFNPNEYRLSGSNQFAEVAIPGLPSPPLQFVKGNSRTLTMQLFFDTFEKGSDVREHTRKVTRLLDIDPELHAPPVVLFTWGDLNFMGVLERAEQRFTLFYASGIPARATVDVTFKEFTEGTEQAGKNRSATFDKRRTVRRGDTLSGIAGREYGDPGNWRPIALVNGIDDPLTLYPGQVLVIPAIE; encoded by the coding sequence ATGAAACTGGAAAAAGCCAATATCAGCGTGGTCATCGGCGGCGGCGGGGCGGTGGAAGTCCTCTTCAATCCCAACGAGTACCGCCTCTCCGGATCGAACCAGTTCGCCGAGGTGGCCATTCCCGGCCTGCCGTCGCCGCCCCTGCAATTCGTCAAGGGGAACAGCCGCACCCTGACCATGCAGCTTTTTTTCGACACCTTTGAAAAGGGAAGCGACGTGCGCGAGCACACCCGCAAGGTGACGCGCCTGCTCGACATCGACCCCGAATTGCACGCGCCGCCGGTGGTCCTCTTCACCTGGGGCGATCTCAACTTCATGGGGGTGCTGGAGCGGGCCGAGCAGCGCTTCACCCTCTTTTACGCCAGCGGCATCCCGGCGCGGGCGACCGTCGACGTCACCTTCAAGGAGTTCACCGAAGGGACCGAACAGGCGGGGAAAAATCGCTCGGCCACCTTCGACAAGCGGCGCACCGTGCGGCGCGGCGACACCCTGAGCGGCATCGCCGGCCGAGAATACGGCGACCCCGGCAACTGGCGGCCGATCGCCCTCGTCAACGGCATCGACGACCCCTTGACCCTGTATCCGGGCCAGGTGCTGGTCATCCCCGCCATCGAGTGA
- a CDS encoding phage baseplate assembly protein V: protein MSIVELMRGVGREASDRRQIGGVATAIVRDIRDPDGLGRVKVDFPWRIDSGAGVSVTDGDDRAHSYWARIATLFAGAGRGSFFIPEVGDEVLVAFEHGDPGRPIVIGSLWNSEDTPPESMDGEGQNHIRAIHSRGGHIIRLVDDTENQAAKVEIISQGGHKLTLDDEGGQGNIELKTAGGHTLTFDDAGGKATLADSGGNKLEFDANAGALKVQVSGNAEQQVGGNMTISVSGSATISAPSGVTLDSSSVKLGTGASLALVNETLLTIFNTHTHVGNMGAPTSPPVVPAVPGTQSTIFVKGA from the coding sequence ATGAGCATTGTCGAACTGATGCGCGGCGTCGGCCGCGAAGCCTCGGACCGCCGTCAAATCGGCGGGGTGGCGACGGCCATCGTCCGGGACATCCGCGACCCCGACGGGCTCGGCCGGGTCAAGGTCGATTTCCCCTGGCGTATCGACTCCGGGGCCGGGGTGTCCGTTACCGACGGCGACGACCGGGCGCACAGCTATTGGGCGCGGATCGCCACCCTCTTCGCCGGGGCGGGACGGGGCAGCTTTTTCATCCCCGAAGTCGGTGACGAGGTATTGGTGGCCTTCGAGCACGGCGATCCGGGGCGGCCCATCGTCATCGGATCGCTCTGGAACAGCGAGGATACGCCGCCGGAAAGCATGGACGGCGAGGGACAAAATCACATCCGCGCCATCCATTCCCGCGGCGGCCACATTATCCGCCTTGTTGACGACACCGAGAATCAGGCGGCCAAGGTGGAGATCATCAGCCAAGGGGGGCACAAGTTGACTCTTGATGACGAAGGCGGCCAGGGGAATATCGAACTGAAGACCGCCGGCGGCCACACCCTGACCTTCGATGACGCCGGCGGCAAGGCGACCCTCGCCGACAGCGGCGGCAACAAACTGGAGTTCGACGCCAACGCCGGTGCCCTCAAGGTTCAGGTGAGCGGCAACGCCGAGCAGCAGGTGGGGGGGAATATGACGATCAGCGTCAGCGGCAGCGCCACCATCTCGGCCCCCTCCGGAGTGACCCTCGACAGTTCCTCCGTCAAGCTTGGCACCGGCGCCTCTCTGGCCCTGGTCAACGAAACCTTGCTGACGATTTTCAATACCCATACGCATGTCGGCAATATGGGCGCGCCGACTTCGCCGCCGGTCGTTCCGGCGGTGCCCGGCACGCAAAGCACCATTTTCGTCAAGGGAGCCTGA
- a CDS encoding phage tail protein — MADATSNRLLRLLPGIYRESPYLAEFLRPFEAVLLESWRDGAGRTQDGFARLLDRIDGFFDPARAPADFLPWLAGWFALDLDDGWDEARRRQYIREALDLYRWRGTVRGLTRFIEIYTGQRPRIYECRWPAGMQIGTASMIGGLDPDVHFATFTAERQAEEVYDYYLVTEDGPPTTVWYYRADRVRRVDVDPVARTVTLDYLEPGAAAVSRRTHAAARVTRRDGLPATSYHLSGLPVGGGDAVTAEYRGDTVFIDTVEMPYRFIVDVVVAADKLDEVRVDKVRAIIDLEKPAHTLYYLRMIPVYREETLQKMQIEVRSTIGSDAVVR; from the coding sequence ATGGCGGATGCGACATCGAACCGGCTGCTGCGACTGTTGCCGGGCATCTATCGGGAAAGCCCCTATCTGGCCGAGTTCCTGCGCCCCTTCGAGGCGGTGCTGCTGGAAAGCTGGCGCGACGGCGCGGGGCGGACCCAGGACGGCTTCGCCCGGCTGCTCGACCGCATCGACGGCTTTTTCGATCCGGCCCGGGCTCCGGCCGATTTCCTCCCCTGGTTGGCCGGCTGGTTCGCTCTCGATCTCGACGACGGTTGGGACGAGGCGCGCCGCCGTCAATACATCCGCGAAGCGCTCGATCTCTACCGCTGGCGGGGAACGGTGCGCGGGCTGACCCGCTTTATCGAAATCTACACCGGCCAGCGCCCGCGCATCTACGAATGCCGGTGGCCGGCGGGGATGCAGATCGGCACGGCTTCGATGATCGGCGGTCTCGATCCCGATGTCCATTTCGCCACCTTCACCGCCGAGCGTCAGGCCGAAGAGGTCTACGACTATTACCTCGTCACCGAGGACGGGCCACCGACGACGGTCTGGTACTACCGGGCCGACCGGGTGAGGCGGGTCGATGTCGATCCCGTCGCTCGCACGGTGACTCTCGATTATCTGGAACCGGGCGCCGCCGCCGTCAGCCGCCGCACCCACGCCGCCGCCCGGGTGACCCGGCGCGACGGTCTGCCGGCCACGTCCTACCACTTGAGCGGTCTTCCCGTCGGCGGCGGGGATGCGGTCACGGCCGAATATCGCGGGGATACGGTCTTCATCGATACAGTGGAGATGCCCTACCGCTTCATCGTCGATGTGGTCGTCGCCGCGGACAAGCTCGATGAGGTGCGCGTCGACAAGGTGCGGGCCATCATCGATCTGGAGAAACCGGCCCACACCCTCTACTACCTGCGCATGATCCCGGTTTATCGGGAGGAAACGCTGCAAAAGATGCAGATCGAAGTTCGTTCCACGATCGGCAGCGATGCCGTCGTCCGCTGA
- a CDS encoding phage late control D family protein: MAGISGYIPDYKITVGGEDLRLGFNADILSLSLTDNCNSADSFTFSLRERHPESGRFAGGAKLKWFDSDTFREGGEVTIELGFRGAKMQKFKGVITSVSLSFPETGMPTLTVQGRSLYDRLLNQCETLSFENKTDSDMAKKIAETRKLGARVQETSTKYPLVSSGNDTYAAFLQKRAERIGYELVVKENTLHFELPAYLRGAGPELTLEWGLDLLSFSPTLSTYRKVTHVKVRAAQTSLGRGKEPIEGTADPGAERGKLGKKSASQIAEEINGKNEQVVDDHLATTQEEAELLAKAKLEASSIEFISGRGTCDGNPKLSARTVVAIKGVGETFSGHYYVTSATHTIDGSGYRTSFEVKRNGR, encoded by the coding sequence ATGGCGGGGATAAGCGGGTATATACCCGATTACAAGATTACCGTGGGGGGGGAGGATCTGCGCCTCGGCTTCAATGCCGATATCCTCTCGCTGAGCCTGACCGACAACTGTAATAGCGCCGACAGCTTCACCTTTTCCCTGCGCGAGCGCCATCCCGAAAGCGGTCGCTTCGCCGGGGGCGCCAAACTGAAGTGGTTCGACAGCGACACCTTCCGCGAGGGGGGGGAAGTGACCATCGAGCTCGGTTTTCGTGGCGCGAAAATGCAGAAATTCAAGGGGGTCATCACCAGCGTCAGCCTCAGTTTTCCGGAAACGGGTATGCCGACTTTGACGGTGCAAGGGCGCAGCCTTTACGACCGACTGCTCAACCAGTGCGAGACCCTCTCCTTCGAAAACAAGACCGACAGCGACATGGCGAAAAAGATCGCCGAAACCCGCAAGCTCGGCGCCAGGGTCCAGGAGACCAGCACCAAGTACCCCCTGGTTTCGTCGGGGAACGATACCTACGCCGCCTTTCTGCAGAAGCGGGCCGAGCGTATCGGTTACGAGCTGGTGGTCAAGGAAAACACCCTCCATTTCGAACTGCCGGCCTACCTCAGGGGAGCCGGCCCCGAGTTGACCCTGGAATGGGGACTCGATTTGTTGAGTTTCTCACCGACCCTTTCAACCTACCGCAAGGTGACTCATGTCAAGGTTCGGGCCGCGCAGACTTCCCTCGGGCGCGGCAAGGAACCCATCGAAGGGACGGCCGATCCCGGCGCCGAGCGGGGCAAGCTGGGGAAAAAGAGCGCCTCGCAGATCGCCGAGGAGATCAACGGTAAGAACGAACAGGTCGTGGACGATCATCTGGCGACTACCCAGGAAGAAGCGGAACTGCTGGCCAAGGCCAAGCTGGAGGCAAGCTCCATCGAATTCATCAGCGGTCGGGGAACCTGCGACGGCAACCCGAAACTTTCGGCGCGGACCGTGGTCGCCATCAAAGGGGTTGGCGAAACCTTCAGCGGCCACTATTACGTGACCTCGGCGACTCACACCATCGACGGCAGCGGTTACCGCACCAGCTTTGAAGTGAAGAGGAACGGACGATGA
- a CDS encoding putative baseplate assembly protein: MAEQPLIFKQTADEVAAYVRAELEQTGLSGAPAAGVPRPGEAMTRIFGRLSELIIQRLNRLPEKHFLAFLNEAGVEPLPPRPASAEVVFTPAKDAAGVTRVVAGTQVATKKTADRPEIVFETERDLNVIKGVLTACLAVDPVKISDRINIAGGTDSGSFAAFAGEVERERLLYLSDAALFEFDDDVSRENAELTLNFTYAPPGNPASDGWRVSWLYFDGTIWRNLVTEGQGSVVDNTADFSRDGSVVFSKLPLLVPYPFADKITTAHLACRLTGGSAREHLPEIATLTVGRNIVIASAPPRPADLLQCAIHAGSALLPLPTADEFFPFGQGPGRLDAFYLRCDEAFAKEGATVELNLDLIGLDAGDSGTELTNLRVEWAYAAASGWKVLGTSSRSAVTGTILDFKDETRGFTQGGAGLKVSFTSPSGAEAFAATQVGQEEGLWLRARIIAGGFWADSYFREVRIPVARPPLVKKLTVSYRDYRSASAAPAPPSALHTRVDQVTGLNQPLPLSPFAGELDLPALYFAFSEIFPVGEWVRLLIEVDEERGAGGAAPLLWWEYWSGAEQDWRPLPVSDESFGLTRRGYLGFYGPEGQARATFFGTQAVWLRVRPHVRPPTATAPADLTLTVDGEATTTLRLDGSSSTAAKGVRVARYHWTLQPPRAAAGGRIDLTVSAPEAAVTLDASASAEISGREIVRYHWRLLSSSPLLAEAGADRVVLAAGAEATFTLDASASVDLGGDPPARYLWRRVADVAEAEKALPAALAGPYLRSIRPNIVPVVNAMTVSEELLGSGNGKEGQSFTLFRPPVLDPLALYVRETDRPAGDELLALERELALADGDETPDFPTTLPATEGLWVRWRPVPHFYGSGPGSRHFDVDWTTGGIRFGDGRRGRVLPPGRDNLKALRYRTHQGELGNVAGAEITVLRNPTGTLAAIKKVANPWSASGGSAAEAVTEVGRRGPRALKHRGRAVTLEDYAWLARDASGEVARAWCLPTRDANGLPSAGWVTLVIVPAGAEDKPFPSPALLRHVRRYLEGRALVNLPAAGQLHIKGPEYVQASVTARIVPTSPDQADEAKLAVIANLRAFLHPLTGGPRGEGWELGRDVHLSEIQAVIEGTAGVEHVVAASLGSSLMQWHLTLAAPLPESVPDGARVATFDERLRLTLAHAMTVGPTAATAAGQACTEEHERLLPVCGFKVGDRVDVVDADQRVWVRGLLIGALTVEGTSVLFEQGFAEDETLPSADELALLARDGSIRLPLVAWTLEAGRVLGASLQLFQPGVDLICIVAEGHRSPNLELLAFTELTVRRDGVAVPRGHLAHSGSHDIEMVLEE; the protein is encoded by the coding sequence ATGGCCGAGCAACCGCTGATATTCAAACAAACGGCCGACGAAGTCGCCGCCTATGTGCGCGCCGAGCTGGAACAAACCGGCTTGAGCGGCGCGCCCGCCGCCGGTGTGCCCCGTCCCGGCGAAGCCATGACGCGGATCTTCGGACGGCTTTCGGAACTGATTATCCAGCGCCTCAACCGCCTGCCGGAAAAACATTTTCTCGCTTTCCTCAACGAAGCCGGGGTCGAGCCATTGCCGCCGCGCCCGGCCTCGGCGGAGGTGGTCTTCACTCCGGCCAAGGACGCCGCAGGCGTGACCCGGGTGGTCGCCGGCACCCAGGTGGCGACGAAGAAGACCGCCGACCGCCCGGAGATTGTTTTCGAGACCGAGCGGGATCTCAACGTCATCAAGGGCGTCCTCACCGCCTGCCTGGCCGTCGATCCCGTCAAGATCAGCGATCGCATCAACATCGCCGGGGGCACCGACAGCGGGTCTTTCGCCGCCTTCGCCGGAGAAGTGGAACGGGAGCGCCTCCTCTACCTGAGCGACGCCGCCCTCTTCGAATTCGACGATGACGTCAGCCGCGAAAATGCCGAACTGACCCTGAATTTCACCTATGCCCCACCGGGAAACCCGGCCAGCGACGGCTGGCGGGTTTCATGGCTCTATTTCGACGGCACCATCTGGCGGAATCTGGTCACGGAGGGGCAGGGGAGCGTGGTCGACAACACCGCCGATTTTTCCCGGGACGGCTCCGTCGTTTTCAGCAAGCTTCCGCTCCTGGTTCCCTACCCCTTCGCCGATAAAATCACCACGGCCCATCTCGCCTGCCGCTTGACCGGCGGCAGCGCCCGCGAGCATTTGCCGGAAATCGCGACGCTGACGGTCGGGCGGAACATCGTCATCGCCAGCGCCCCACCGCGTCCGGCCGATCTGCTGCAATGCGCCATTCATGCCGGTAGCGCCTTGTTGCCCCTGCCAACGGCGGACGAGTTCTTCCCCTTCGGCCAGGGACCGGGGCGGCTCGACGCCTTTTACCTGCGCTGCGACGAGGCCTTCGCCAAGGAAGGCGCGACCGTCGAGCTCAACCTCGATCTCATCGGCCTCGACGCCGGCGACAGCGGCACGGAACTGACCAATCTGCGGGTCGAATGGGCCTACGCCGCCGCCTCGGGCTGGAAGGTTCTCGGCACCAGCAGTCGTTCCGCCGTCACCGGCACGATTCTCGATTTCAAAGACGAAACCCGCGGCTTCACTCAGGGCGGCGCCGGGTTAAAGGTTTCTTTTACGTCCCCCTCCGGAGCGGAAGCCTTCGCCGCGACCCAGGTCGGTCAGGAAGAGGGCTTGTGGCTGCGGGCGCGAATCATCGCCGGGGGCTTCTGGGCTGATTCCTACTTCCGAGAGGTCCGCATTCCCGTGGCCCGGCCGCCGCTGGTGAAAAAGTTGACAGTCAGTTATCGCGATTACCGCAGCGCTTCCGCTGCCCCCGCCCCGCCGTCCGCCCTGCACACTCGGGTCGATCAGGTGACGGGCCTGAATCAACCGTTGCCCCTTTCCCCCTTTGCCGGAGAACTCGACCTTCCCGCGCTCTATTTCGCTTTCAGCGAAATTTTTCCTGTCGGCGAGTGGGTGCGGCTGCTGATCGAAGTGGACGAGGAGCGCGGCGCGGGGGGTGCGGCGCCGCTGCTCTGGTGGGAATACTGGAGCGGCGCCGAGCAGGATTGGCGCCCCTTGCCCGTTTCCGATGAAAGTTTCGGCCTGACCCGGCGCGGCTATCTCGGCTTCTACGGTCCCGAGGGGCAGGCGCGGGCGACTTTCTTCGGCACTCAAGCGGTCTGGCTGCGGGTGCGGCCCCATGTGCGGCCGCCGACGGCGACGGCTCCCGCCGATCTGACGTTGACCGTCGATGGCGAGGCGACGACGACCCTGCGTCTCGACGGCTCGTCTTCCACGGCGGCCAAGGGGGTGCGGGTCGCCCGTTACCACTGGACCCTGCAACCGCCCCGGGCCGCCGCCGGCGGTAGGATCGACCTGACCGTGAGCGCGCCGGAAGCCGCCGTGACCCTGGATGCTTCCGCCTCCGCCGAAATCTCCGGCCGTGAGATCGTGCGCTACCACTGGCGCCTGCTGTCGTCGAGCCCTCTGCTGGCCGAGGCCGGAGCGGACCGGGTCGTTCTCGCCGCCGGGGCCGAAGCGACTTTCACTCTCGACGCCTCCGCTTCCGTCGATCTCGGCGGCGATCCGCCGGCGCGTTATCTCTGGCGACGCGTCGCCGACGTCGCCGAGGCGGAAAAGGCCCTTCCGGCGGCCCTGGCCGGACCCTACCTGCGCTCGATTCGCCCGAATATCGTGCCGGTGGTCAACGCCATGACCGTCAGCGAGGAACTGCTCGGCTCGGGCAACGGCAAGGAGGGGCAATCCTTTACCCTTTTCCGGCCGCCGGTCCTCGATCCTTTGGCGCTCTATGTGCGGGAGACGGACCGCCCGGCCGGCGACGAACTGTTGGCGCTGGAACGGGAGTTGGCGCTCGCCGACGGCGATGAAACGCCGGATTTCCCCACGACCCTCCCGGCCACGGAAGGCCTGTGGGTGCGCTGGCGGCCGGTGCCCCATTTCTATGGCTCGGGTCCGGGTAGCCGCCATTTCGATGTGGATTGGACGACGGGCGGGATCCGCTTCGGCGACGGCCGCCGGGGGCGGGTGCTGCCGCCGGGGCGGGACAATCTCAAGGCGCTGCGCTATCGCACCCACCAGGGGGAACTGGGCAACGTCGCCGGAGCCGAGATCACCGTGCTGCGCAATCCCACCGGAACCTTGGCCGCCATCAAGAAGGTAGCCAATCCCTGGAGCGCTTCCGGCGGTTCGGCCGCCGAGGCGGTGACGGAAGTCGGGCGGCGCGGCCCCCGCGCCCTCAAGCATCGGGGGCGGGCGGTCACGCTGGAAGATTATGCCTGGCTGGCCCGGGATGCGAGCGGCGAGGTGGCGCGCGCCTGGTGCCTGCCGACCCGGGACGCTAACGGTCTGCCGAGCGCCGGTTGGGTGACGCTGGTGATCGTCCCCGCAGGCGCCGAGGATAAGCCCTTTCCGAGCCCGGCGCTGCTCCGCCACGTGCGCCGCTACCTCGAAGGGCGCGCCCTGGTCAATTTGCCTGCGGCCGGGCAGCTGCACATCAAGGGACCGGAATACGTTCAGGCCTCGGTGACGGCGCGGATCGTACCGACCAGTCCGGACCAGGCCGACGAAGCCAAGCTGGCGGTCATCGCCAACCTTCGCGCCTTCCTCCATCCCTTGACCGGTGGTCCGCGCGGCGAGGGCTGGGAACTCGGCCGCGACGTGCATCTTTCTGAAATCCAGGCGGTCATTGAGGGGACTGCCGGGGTCGAGCATGTGGTCGCGGCGTCGTTGGGCAGCAGTCTTATGCAATGGCACCTGACCCTGGCCGCGCCTCTGCCCGAATCGGTGCCCGACGGCGCGCGGGTGGCGACCTTCGACGAGCGGTTGCGGCTGACCCTGGCCCACGCCATGACGGTCGGCCCGACGGCCGCCACCGCCGCCGGTCAGGCCTGTACCGAGGAGCACGAGCGGCTGCTGCCGGTCTGCGGTTTCAAGGTCGGCGATCGCGTCGACGTGGTCGACGCCGACCAGCGCGTTTGGGTTCGAGGCCTGCTCATCGGCGCCTTGACGGTCGAGGGGACCTCCGTGCTCTTCGAGCAGGGTTTCGCCGAAGACGAGACGTTGCCGTCGGCCGACGAACTGGCGCTTTTGGCCCGGGACGGTTCGATCCGCCTGCCTCTGGTTGCCTGGACCCTGGAAGCCGGACGGGTTCTCGGCGCCAGTCTGCAACTCTTCCAGCCGGGGGTGGACTTGATTTGCATCGTCGCCGAGGGGCACCGCTCGCCGAATCTGGAACTGCTCGCTTTCACGGAACTGACCGTGCGCCGCGACGGGGTGGCCGTACCCCGGGGGCATCTGGCCCATTCGGGCAGCCACGATATCGAAATGGTGCTGGAGGAGTAG
- a CDS encoding phage tail protein, which produces MAVGARIDPYRGFNFLVEIDGLVVGGFSDVTGLQAEIEVHDYREGGLNQYMHRLAGPVRYPGNLILKRGVTDNLSLWLWHKEVRTGKIQRRNVSILLLDDSRKTVRVWHLDQAWPVKWAGPDLRAEGNTVAVESLELAHSGFSLV; this is translated from the coding sequence ATGGCCGTAGGCGCGCGGATCGATCCCTATCGCGGGTTCAATTTTCTGGTGGAGATCGACGGCCTGGTGGTCGGCGGTTTCAGCGATGTCACTGGTTTGCAGGCCGAGATCGAAGTTCACGATTACCGGGAAGGGGGGCTCAATCAGTATATGCACCGGCTGGCCGGACCGGTGCGCTATCCCGGCAACCTGATTCTCAAACGGGGCGTGACCGACAATTTGAGCCTCTGGCTCTGGCACAAAGAGGTGCGCACCGGCAAGATTCAGCGGCGCAATGTCTCGATCCTGCTCCTCGACGATAGCCGCAAGACGGTCAGGGTCTGGCATCTCGATCAGGCCTGGCCGGTGAAGTGGGCGGGACCGGACCTGCGTGCCGAGGGGAACACCGTCGCCGTGGAGTCGCTGGAGTTGGCCCATAGTGGGTTTTCGCTGGTGTAG